A window from Mixophyes fleayi isolate aMixFle1 chromosome 12, aMixFle1.hap1, whole genome shotgun sequence encodes these proteins:
- the VCPKMT gene encoding protein N-lysine methyltransferase METTL21D, producing MAEPAGIFIREVQRRDGTMLKIRQLSSGDVGCVVWDAAIVLSKFLERRECTEPGVLRGRSALELGSGTGIVGIMAATLGANVTVTDLEDLQDLMKTNIDSNSHLITGSCQAKVLKWGEDVSDFSPSPDYILMADCIYYEESLKPLLKTLKDLAGRETCILCCYEERTTGKNPEIERKFFELLRKDFDFEEVSIAKHDEEYRSEDIHILQVYGKN from the exons ATGGCGGAACCAGCTGGGATATTCATAAGGGAAGTGCAGCGGCGGGATGGGACGATGCTGAAAATACGGCAGCTGAGCTCGGGGGACGTGGGTTGTGTGGTGTGGGACGCCGCTATCGTCTTGTCCAAATTCCTGGAGCGCCGGGAGTGTACGGAGCCTGGTGTGCTGAGGGGGCGATCCGCGCTGGAGCTGGGCTCTGGTACTGGCATTGTGGGCATCATGGCGGCTACACTGGG AGCAAACGTTACAGTGACTGATCTTGAAGACCTTCAGGATTTGATGAAAACAAACATTGATAGTAACTCTCATCTGATCACTGGTTCCTGCCAAGCGAAGGTATTAAAATG GGGAGAGGACGTGTCAGATTTCTCTCCTTCACCTGATTACATTTTGATGGCAGATTGCATCTATTATGAAGAG tCCTTAAAGCCGCTGTTGAAGACTCTGAAGGATCTAGCAGGGCGTGAGACTTGTATTCTGTGCTGTTATGAAGAAAGGACAACTGGTAAAAACCCTGAAATAGAGAGGAAGTTTTTTGAG CTTCTAAGAAAGGACTTTGATTTTGAGGAAGTGTCCATTGCCAAACACGATGAAGAATATAGGAGCGAAGACATTCACATTCTGCAGGTCTACGGGAAAAACTAG